The Danio rerio strain Tuebingen ecotype United States chromosome 1, GRCz12tu, whole genome shotgun sequence genome includes a region encoding these proteins:
- the stra6l gene encoding STRA6-like isoform X3, giving the protein MFLLSLVQRRARAQPFEDRFPYLKGRFGIVVPLDFIGSLSNRWSYGFAFGAIAPSVIQLFSESYAPFYVPNWAKAIVYLIGAIEVGVAYLPFFACLSTPHRVLGGILGLLYTLMWLIVRLYDTITCPAGKILGPYEKPIILWPFYLCLFFLLGRFVYIIVKAVRIHLKLQADENEEDLHSHQFRYVQTLLRRPPESPEPKSWFRRKVYDWDPYFKFPNRMIGTSIISFIGLYMMTLADYRLSEYTFDKLDSLKDSLEQIALSCNQTESVFTYLIPSINEFSIVARRSWLATTIFSTLTSVTYTFHVLVCYRKHLKRLWRGQKSFLPEKFHTPSPAVSVAAITRYSGWQIAFTLWGFLIVHFVQFLFALMFVYGVVLPIQKGHILSWLSNVGIILLTIFIVIALVVLQIILVQVFFLQDKLSPEDKEKPLAINNRKAFHSFNYFFFFYNVIMGLSNCVLRLVSSCIVGTWLVSRIDRTIMQRGYESMDPGYSTWIGMIFADHYHSNPVMVSFCHLLLGRTLEKGGPAACSYATFSNNTGNRTAANFSADSQNSDQNKEDELRKKLVLHTGCSVGGRVRLRWLVLYTLLRNPSLILLRKTKKLPQTDSPDPLLLARAITSQAQQADAVCNKTAETEPAPLDI; this is encoded by the exons ATGTTTCTGCTCTCATTAGTGCAGCGGCGAGCCAGGGCTCAGCCTTTTGAGGACCGCTTTCCATATCTCAAGGGCCGATTCGGCATTGTGGT GCCACTAGATTTCATTGGCAGTCTAAGTAACCGATGGTCTTACGGTTTCGCATTTGGTGCCATTGCTCCCAGCGTGATTCAGCTCTTCTCTGAGTCCTACGCACCATTTTATGTGCCTAACTGGGCTAAAG CCATTGTGTACCTGATAGGAGCGATAGAAGTTGGTGTGGCCTACCTGCCGTTCTTCGCTTGTCTTTCAACACCACACCGAGTGCTCGGAGGGATTTTAGGTCTTCTCTACACGCTCATGTG GCTCATTGTGAGACTGTATGACACGATAACCTGCCCTGCGGGAAAG ATTTTAGGTCCTTATGAGAAACCGATCATCCTGTGGCCGTTCTACCTGTGTCTGTTTTTCCTGCTTGGACGGTTCGTTTACATCATTGTGAAGGCGGTACGCATCCATCTGAAGCTACAAGCGGATGAG AATGAAGAGGATCTACATTCCCATCAGTTCAGATATGTGCAAACTTTACTGAGACGTCCTCCTGAAAG CCCAGAACCGAAGAGTTGGTTCAGAAGAAAAGTGTATGACTGGGATCCATACTTTAAGTTCCCTAACAGGATGATTGGCACATCCATTATCTCCTTTATTGGCTTGTACATG aTGACACTGGCAGACTACAGATTGAGCGAGTACACCTTTGACAAACTGGACTCTTTGAAGGACTCACTTGAACAGATAGCATTGTCCTGCAATCAGACTGAGAGTGTGTTCACATACCTCATTCCCAGCATCAATGAGTTCAGCATTGTTGCACGAA ggTCTTGGTTGGCGACAACCATTTTTTCCACGCTGACATCTGTTACTTACACATTTCACGTACTGGTGTGTTACAG GAAACATTTGAAGAGGTTGTGGCGGGGACAGAAGTCTTTTCTTCCAGAGAAGTTCCACACGCCAAGTCCTGCAGTCAGTGTG GCTGCTATAACAAGATATTCAGGCTGGCAGATTGCTTTCACTCTGTGGG GGTTTCTGATAGTTCACTTCGTACAGTTTCTGTTTGCCTTAATGTTTGTGTATGGAGTTGTTCTACCAATCCAGAAAGGACACATTCTCAGCTGGCTTTCCAATGTAGGCATCATTCT GTTGACAATATTTATAGTTATAGCTTTGGTGGTCCTGCAGATTATTTTGGTCCAAGTGTTTTTCCTGCAGGACAAACTCTCCCCTGAAGACAAAGAAAAGCCCCTTGCAATAAACAATAG AAAAGCATTTCACAGCTTCAATTACTTTTTCTTCTTCTATAATGTGATTATGGGGTTGAGCAACTGCGTTTTACGCCTTGTGAGCAGCTGCATTGTGGGAACATGGCTAGTGTCAAGGATTGATCGGACAATCATGCAACGTGGTTATGAATCTATGGATCCAG GATACAGTACATGGATAGGGATGATTTTTGCTGATCATTACCACAGTAACCCAGTTATGGTGTCTTTCTGCCATCTGCTGCTTGGCAGAACACTGGAGAAAGGAGGACCTGCAGCGTGTTCCTATGCAACTTTTAGCAATAACacag GCAACCGCACTGCGGCGAATTTCAGTGCCGACAGTCAAAATTCAGATCAAAACAAAGAGGATGAGCTGCGTAAgaaactagtgctacacacag GGTGTTCAGTAGGGGGCAGAGTACGCCTGCGCTGGCTTGTCCTTTACACACTTTTGAGAAATCCTTCACTCATCCTGCTGAGAAAGACAAAGAAACTGCCACAGACCGACAGTCCTGACCCGCTCCTCTTGGCCCGAGCCATCACCTCACAGGCTCAACAAGCAGATGCAGTCTGTAACAAAACTGCTGAGACAGAACCAGCACCGCTAGACATCTGA
- the stra6l gene encoding STRA6-like isoform X2, protein MFTERDSSDTSEIMVECQNGISVDLFLHCSLVPSVFIMFLLSLVQRRARAQPFEDRFPYLKGRFGIVVPLDFIGSLSNRWSYGFAFGAIAPSVIQLFSESYAPFYVPNWAKAIVYLIGAIEVGVAYLPFFACLSTPHRVLGGILGLLYTLMWLIVRLYDTITCPAGKILGPYEKPIILWPFYLCLFFLLGRFVYIIVKAVRIHLKLQADENEEDLHSHQFRYVQTLLRRPPESPEPKSWFRRKVYDWDPYFKFPNRMIGTSIISFIGLYMMTLADYRLSEYTFDKLDSLKDSLEQIALSCNQTESVFTYLIPSINEFSIVARRSWLATTIFSTLTSVTYTFHVLVCYRKHLKRLWRGQKSFLPEKFHTPSPAVSVAAITRYSGWQIAFTLWGFLIVHFVQFLFALMFVYGVVLPIQKGHILSWLSNVGIILLTIFIVIALVVLQIILVQVFFLQDKLSPEDKEKPLAINNRKAFHSFNYFFFFYNVIMGLSNCVLRLVSSCIVGTWLVSRIDRTIMQRGYESMDPGYSTWIGMIFADHYHSNPVMVSFCHLLLGRTLEKGGPAACSYATFSNNTGCSVGGRVRLRWLVLYTLLRNPSLILLRKTKKLPQTDSPDPLLLARAITSQAQQADAVCNKTAETEPAPLDI, encoded by the exons GTCTTCATTATGTTTCTGCTCTCATTAGTGCAGCGGCGAGCCAGGGCTCAGCCTTTTGAGGACCGCTTTCCATATCTCAAGGGCCGATTCGGCATTGTGGT GCCACTAGATTTCATTGGCAGTCTAAGTAACCGATGGTCTTACGGTTTCGCATTTGGTGCCATTGCTCCCAGCGTGATTCAGCTCTTCTCTGAGTCCTACGCACCATTTTATGTGCCTAACTGGGCTAAAG CCATTGTGTACCTGATAGGAGCGATAGAAGTTGGTGTGGCCTACCTGCCGTTCTTCGCTTGTCTTTCAACACCACACCGAGTGCTCGGAGGGATTTTAGGTCTTCTCTACACGCTCATGTG GCTCATTGTGAGACTGTATGACACGATAACCTGCCCTGCGGGAAAG ATTTTAGGTCCTTATGAGAAACCGATCATCCTGTGGCCGTTCTACCTGTGTCTGTTTTTCCTGCTTGGACGGTTCGTTTACATCATTGTGAAGGCGGTACGCATCCATCTGAAGCTACAAGCGGATGAG AATGAAGAGGATCTACATTCCCATCAGTTCAGATATGTGCAAACTTTACTGAGACGTCCTCCTGAAAG CCCAGAACCGAAGAGTTGGTTCAGAAGAAAAGTGTATGACTGGGATCCATACTTTAAGTTCCCTAACAGGATGATTGGCACATCCATTATCTCCTTTATTGGCTTGTACATG aTGACACTGGCAGACTACAGATTGAGCGAGTACACCTTTGACAAACTGGACTCTTTGAAGGACTCACTTGAACAGATAGCATTGTCCTGCAATCAGACTGAGAGTGTGTTCACATACCTCATTCCCAGCATCAATGAGTTCAGCATTGTTGCACGAA ggTCTTGGTTGGCGACAACCATTTTTTCCACGCTGACATCTGTTACTTACACATTTCACGTACTGGTGTGTTACAG GAAACATTTGAAGAGGTTGTGGCGGGGACAGAAGTCTTTTCTTCCAGAGAAGTTCCACACGCCAAGTCCTGCAGTCAGTGTG GCTGCTATAACAAGATATTCAGGCTGGCAGATTGCTTTCACTCTGTGGG GGTTTCTGATAGTTCACTTCGTACAGTTTCTGTTTGCCTTAATGTTTGTGTATGGAGTTGTTCTACCAATCCAGAAAGGACACATTCTCAGCTGGCTTTCCAATGTAGGCATCATTCT GTTGACAATATTTATAGTTATAGCTTTGGTGGTCCTGCAGATTATTTTGGTCCAAGTGTTTTTCCTGCAGGACAAACTCTCCCCTGAAGACAAAGAAAAGCCCCTTGCAATAAACAATAG AAAAGCATTTCACAGCTTCAATTACTTTTTCTTCTTCTATAATGTGATTATGGGGTTGAGCAACTGCGTTTTACGCCTTGTGAGCAGCTGCATTGTGGGAACATGGCTAGTGTCAAGGATTGATCGGACAATCATGCAACGTGGTTATGAATCTATGGATCCAG GATACAGTACATGGATAGGGATGATTTTTGCTGATCATTACCACAGTAACCCAGTTATGGTGTCTTTCTGCCATCTGCTGCTTGGCAGAACACTGGAGAAAGGAGGACCTGCAGCGTGTTCCTATGCAACTTTTAGCAATAACacag GGTGTTCAGTAGGGGGCAGAGTACGCCTGCGCTGGCTTGTCCTTTACACACTTTTGAGAAATCCTTCACTCATCCTGCTGAGAAAGACAAAGAAACTGCCACAGACCGACAGTCCTGACCCGCTCCTCTTGGCCCGAGCCATCACCTCACAGGCTCAACAAGCAGATGCAGTCTGTAACAAAACTGCTGAGACAGAACCAGCACCGCTAGACATCTGA
- the stra6l gene encoding STRA6-like isoform X5 translates to MFLLSLVQRRARAQPFEDRFPYLKGRFGIVVPLDFIGSLSNRWSYGFAFGAIAPSVIQLFSESYAPFYVPNWAKAIVYLIGAIEVGVAYLPFFACLSTPHRVLGGILGLLYTLMWLIVRLYDTITCPAGKILGPYEKPIILWPFYLCLFFLLGRFVYIIVKAVRIHLKLQADENEEDLHSHQFRYVQTLLRRPPESPEPKSWFRRKVYDWDPYFKFPNRMIGTSIISFIGLYMMTLADYRLSEYTFDKLDSLKDSLEQIALSCNQTESVFTYLIPSINEFSIVARRSWLATTIFSTLTSVTYTFHVLVCYRKHLKRLWRGQKSFLPEKFHTPSPAVSVAAITRYSGWQIAFTLWGFLIVHFVQFLFALMFVYGVVLPIQKGHILSWLSNVGIILLTIFIVIALVVLQIILVQVFFLQDKLSPEDKEKPLAINNRKAFHSFNYFFFFYNVIMGLSNCVLRLVSSCIVGTWLVSRIDRTIMQRGYESMDPGYSTWIGMIFADHYHSNPVMVSFCHLLLGRTLEKGGPAACSYATFSNNTGCSVGGRVRLRWLVLYTLLRNPSLILLRKTKKLPQTDSPDPLLLARAITSQAQQADAVCNKTAETEPAPLDI, encoded by the exons ATGTTTCTGCTCTCATTAGTGCAGCGGCGAGCCAGGGCTCAGCCTTTTGAGGACCGCTTTCCATATCTCAAGGGCCGATTCGGCATTGTGGT GCCACTAGATTTCATTGGCAGTCTAAGTAACCGATGGTCTTACGGTTTCGCATTTGGTGCCATTGCTCCCAGCGTGATTCAGCTCTTCTCTGAGTCCTACGCACCATTTTATGTGCCTAACTGGGCTAAAG CCATTGTGTACCTGATAGGAGCGATAGAAGTTGGTGTGGCCTACCTGCCGTTCTTCGCTTGTCTTTCAACACCACACCGAGTGCTCGGAGGGATTTTAGGTCTTCTCTACACGCTCATGTG GCTCATTGTGAGACTGTATGACACGATAACCTGCCCTGCGGGAAAG ATTTTAGGTCCTTATGAGAAACCGATCATCCTGTGGCCGTTCTACCTGTGTCTGTTTTTCCTGCTTGGACGGTTCGTTTACATCATTGTGAAGGCGGTACGCATCCATCTGAAGCTACAAGCGGATGAG AATGAAGAGGATCTACATTCCCATCAGTTCAGATATGTGCAAACTTTACTGAGACGTCCTCCTGAAAG CCCAGAACCGAAGAGTTGGTTCAGAAGAAAAGTGTATGACTGGGATCCATACTTTAAGTTCCCTAACAGGATGATTGGCACATCCATTATCTCCTTTATTGGCTTGTACATG aTGACACTGGCAGACTACAGATTGAGCGAGTACACCTTTGACAAACTGGACTCTTTGAAGGACTCACTTGAACAGATAGCATTGTCCTGCAATCAGACTGAGAGTGTGTTCACATACCTCATTCCCAGCATCAATGAGTTCAGCATTGTTGCACGAA ggTCTTGGTTGGCGACAACCATTTTTTCCACGCTGACATCTGTTACTTACACATTTCACGTACTGGTGTGTTACAG GAAACATTTGAAGAGGTTGTGGCGGGGACAGAAGTCTTTTCTTCCAGAGAAGTTCCACACGCCAAGTCCTGCAGTCAGTGTG GCTGCTATAACAAGATATTCAGGCTGGCAGATTGCTTTCACTCTGTGGG GGTTTCTGATAGTTCACTTCGTACAGTTTCTGTTTGCCTTAATGTTTGTGTATGGAGTTGTTCTACCAATCCAGAAAGGACACATTCTCAGCTGGCTTTCCAATGTAGGCATCATTCT GTTGACAATATTTATAGTTATAGCTTTGGTGGTCCTGCAGATTATTTTGGTCCAAGTGTTTTTCCTGCAGGACAAACTCTCCCCTGAAGACAAAGAAAAGCCCCTTGCAATAAACAATAG AAAAGCATTTCACAGCTTCAATTACTTTTTCTTCTTCTATAATGTGATTATGGGGTTGAGCAACTGCGTTTTACGCCTTGTGAGCAGCTGCATTGTGGGAACATGGCTAGTGTCAAGGATTGATCGGACAATCATGCAACGTGGTTATGAATCTATGGATCCAG GATACAGTACATGGATAGGGATGATTTTTGCTGATCATTACCACAGTAACCCAGTTATGGTGTCTTTCTGCCATCTGCTGCTTGGCAGAACACTGGAGAAAGGAGGACCTGCAGCGTGTTCCTATGCAACTTTTAGCAATAACacag GGTGTTCAGTAGGGGGCAGAGTACGCCTGCGCTGGCTTGTCCTTTACACACTTTTGAGAAATCCTTCACTCATCCTGCTGAGAAAGACAAAGAAACTGCCACAGACCGACAGTCCTGACCCGCTCCTCTTGGCCCGAGCCATCACCTCACAGGCTCAACAAGCAGATGCAGTCTGTAACAAAACTGCTGAGACAGAACCAGCACCGCTAGACATCTGA
- the stra6l gene encoding STRA6-like isoform X4, with the protein MFTERDSSDTSEIMVECQNGISVDLFLHCSLVPSVFIMFLLSLVQRRARAQPFEDRFPYLKGRFGIVVPLDFIGSLSNRWSYGFAFGAIAPSVIQLFSESYAPFYVPNWAKAIVYLIGAIEVGVAYLPFFACLSTPHRVLGGILGLLYTLMWLIVRLYDTITCPAGKILGPYEKPIILWPFYLCLFFLLGRFVYIIVKAVRIHLKLQADENEEDLHSHQFRYVQTLLRRPPESPEPKSWFRRKVYDWDPYFKFPNRMIGTSIISFIGLYMMTLADYRLSEYTFDKLDSLKDSLEQIALSCNQTESVFTYLIPSINEFSIVARRSWLATTIFSTLTSVTYTFHVLVCYRKHLKRLWRGQKSFLPEKFHTPSPAVSVAAITRYSGWQIAFTLWGFLIVHFVQFLFALMFVYGVVLPIQKGHILSWLSNVGIILLTIFIVIALVVLQIILVQVFFLQDKLSPEDKEKPLAINNRKAFHSFNYFFFFYNVIMGLSNCVLRLVSSCIVGTWLVSRIDRTIMQRGYESMDPGYSTWIGMIFADHYHSNPVMVSFCHLLLGRTLEKGGPAACSYATFSNNTGNRTAANFSADSQNSDQNKEDELRKKLVLHTGTTTRTTRPKPDKCP; encoded by the exons GTCTTCATTATGTTTCTGCTCTCATTAGTGCAGCGGCGAGCCAGGGCTCAGCCTTTTGAGGACCGCTTTCCATATCTCAAGGGCCGATTCGGCATTGTGGT GCCACTAGATTTCATTGGCAGTCTAAGTAACCGATGGTCTTACGGTTTCGCATTTGGTGCCATTGCTCCCAGCGTGATTCAGCTCTTCTCTGAGTCCTACGCACCATTTTATGTGCCTAACTGGGCTAAAG CCATTGTGTACCTGATAGGAGCGATAGAAGTTGGTGTGGCCTACCTGCCGTTCTTCGCTTGTCTTTCAACACCACACCGAGTGCTCGGAGGGATTTTAGGTCTTCTCTACACGCTCATGTG GCTCATTGTGAGACTGTATGACACGATAACCTGCCCTGCGGGAAAG ATTTTAGGTCCTTATGAGAAACCGATCATCCTGTGGCCGTTCTACCTGTGTCTGTTTTTCCTGCTTGGACGGTTCGTTTACATCATTGTGAAGGCGGTACGCATCCATCTGAAGCTACAAGCGGATGAG AATGAAGAGGATCTACATTCCCATCAGTTCAGATATGTGCAAACTTTACTGAGACGTCCTCCTGAAAG CCCAGAACCGAAGAGTTGGTTCAGAAGAAAAGTGTATGACTGGGATCCATACTTTAAGTTCCCTAACAGGATGATTGGCACATCCATTATCTCCTTTATTGGCTTGTACATG aTGACACTGGCAGACTACAGATTGAGCGAGTACACCTTTGACAAACTGGACTCTTTGAAGGACTCACTTGAACAGATAGCATTGTCCTGCAATCAGACTGAGAGTGTGTTCACATACCTCATTCCCAGCATCAATGAGTTCAGCATTGTTGCACGAA ggTCTTGGTTGGCGACAACCATTTTTTCCACGCTGACATCTGTTACTTACACATTTCACGTACTGGTGTGTTACAG GAAACATTTGAAGAGGTTGTGGCGGGGACAGAAGTCTTTTCTTCCAGAGAAGTTCCACACGCCAAGTCCTGCAGTCAGTGTG GCTGCTATAACAAGATATTCAGGCTGGCAGATTGCTTTCACTCTGTGGG GGTTTCTGATAGTTCACTTCGTACAGTTTCTGTTTGCCTTAATGTTTGTGTATGGAGTTGTTCTACCAATCCAGAAAGGACACATTCTCAGCTGGCTTTCCAATGTAGGCATCATTCT GTTGACAATATTTATAGTTATAGCTTTGGTGGTCCTGCAGATTATTTTGGTCCAAGTGTTTTTCCTGCAGGACAAACTCTCCCCTGAAGACAAAGAAAAGCCCCTTGCAATAAACAATAG AAAAGCATTTCACAGCTTCAATTACTTTTTCTTCTTCTATAATGTGATTATGGGGTTGAGCAACTGCGTTTTACGCCTTGTGAGCAGCTGCATTGTGGGAACATGGCTAGTGTCAAGGATTGATCGGACAATCATGCAACGTGGTTATGAATCTATGGATCCAG GATACAGTACATGGATAGGGATGATTTTTGCTGATCATTACCACAGTAACCCAGTTATGGTGTCTTTCTGCCATCTGCTGCTTGGCAGAACACTGGAGAAAGGAGGACCTGCAGCGTGTTCCTATGCAACTTTTAGCAATAACacag GCAACCGCACTGCGGCGAATTTCAGTGCCGACAGTCAAAATTCAGATCAAAACAAAGAGGATGAGCTGCGTAAgaaactagtgctacacacaggtACTACTACTAGAACTACAAGAccaaaacctgacaaatgtcctTAA
- the stra6l gene encoding STRA6-like isoform X1: MFTERDSSDTSEIMVECQNGISVDLFLHCSLVPSVFIMFLLSLVQRRARAQPFEDRFPYLKGRFGIVVPLDFIGSLSNRWSYGFAFGAIAPSVIQLFSESYAPFYVPNWAKAIVYLIGAIEVGVAYLPFFACLSTPHRVLGGILGLLYTLMWLIVRLYDTITCPAGKILGPYEKPIILWPFYLCLFFLLGRFVYIIVKAVRIHLKLQADENEEDLHSHQFRYVQTLLRRPPESPEPKSWFRRKVYDWDPYFKFPNRMIGTSIISFIGLYMMTLADYRLSEYTFDKLDSLKDSLEQIALSCNQTESVFTYLIPSINEFSIVARRSWLATTIFSTLTSVTYTFHVLVCYRKHLKRLWRGQKSFLPEKFHTPSPAVSVAAITRYSGWQIAFTLWGFLIVHFVQFLFALMFVYGVVLPIQKGHILSWLSNVGIILLTIFIVIALVVLQIILVQVFFLQDKLSPEDKEKPLAINNRKAFHSFNYFFFFYNVIMGLSNCVLRLVSSCIVGTWLVSRIDRTIMQRGYESMDPGYSTWIGMIFADHYHSNPVMVSFCHLLLGRTLEKGGPAACSYATFSNNTGNRTAANFSADSQNSDQNKEDELRKKLVLHTGCSVGGRVRLRWLVLYTLLRNPSLILLRKTKKLPQTDSPDPLLLARAITSQAQQADAVCNKTAETEPAPLDI; the protein is encoded by the exons GTCTTCATTATGTTTCTGCTCTCATTAGTGCAGCGGCGAGCCAGGGCTCAGCCTTTTGAGGACCGCTTTCCATATCTCAAGGGCCGATTCGGCATTGTGGT GCCACTAGATTTCATTGGCAGTCTAAGTAACCGATGGTCTTACGGTTTCGCATTTGGTGCCATTGCTCCCAGCGTGATTCAGCTCTTCTCTGAGTCCTACGCACCATTTTATGTGCCTAACTGGGCTAAAG CCATTGTGTACCTGATAGGAGCGATAGAAGTTGGTGTGGCCTACCTGCCGTTCTTCGCTTGTCTTTCAACACCACACCGAGTGCTCGGAGGGATTTTAGGTCTTCTCTACACGCTCATGTG GCTCATTGTGAGACTGTATGACACGATAACCTGCCCTGCGGGAAAG ATTTTAGGTCCTTATGAGAAACCGATCATCCTGTGGCCGTTCTACCTGTGTCTGTTTTTCCTGCTTGGACGGTTCGTTTACATCATTGTGAAGGCGGTACGCATCCATCTGAAGCTACAAGCGGATGAG AATGAAGAGGATCTACATTCCCATCAGTTCAGATATGTGCAAACTTTACTGAGACGTCCTCCTGAAAG CCCAGAACCGAAGAGTTGGTTCAGAAGAAAAGTGTATGACTGGGATCCATACTTTAAGTTCCCTAACAGGATGATTGGCACATCCATTATCTCCTTTATTGGCTTGTACATG aTGACACTGGCAGACTACAGATTGAGCGAGTACACCTTTGACAAACTGGACTCTTTGAAGGACTCACTTGAACAGATAGCATTGTCCTGCAATCAGACTGAGAGTGTGTTCACATACCTCATTCCCAGCATCAATGAGTTCAGCATTGTTGCACGAA ggTCTTGGTTGGCGACAACCATTTTTTCCACGCTGACATCTGTTACTTACACATTTCACGTACTGGTGTGTTACAG GAAACATTTGAAGAGGTTGTGGCGGGGACAGAAGTCTTTTCTTCCAGAGAAGTTCCACACGCCAAGTCCTGCAGTCAGTGTG GCTGCTATAACAAGATATTCAGGCTGGCAGATTGCTTTCACTCTGTGGG GGTTTCTGATAGTTCACTTCGTACAGTTTCTGTTTGCCTTAATGTTTGTGTATGGAGTTGTTCTACCAATCCAGAAAGGACACATTCTCAGCTGGCTTTCCAATGTAGGCATCATTCT GTTGACAATATTTATAGTTATAGCTTTGGTGGTCCTGCAGATTATTTTGGTCCAAGTGTTTTTCCTGCAGGACAAACTCTCCCCTGAAGACAAAGAAAAGCCCCTTGCAATAAACAATAG AAAAGCATTTCACAGCTTCAATTACTTTTTCTTCTTCTATAATGTGATTATGGGGTTGAGCAACTGCGTTTTACGCCTTGTGAGCAGCTGCATTGTGGGAACATGGCTAGTGTCAAGGATTGATCGGACAATCATGCAACGTGGTTATGAATCTATGGATCCAG GATACAGTACATGGATAGGGATGATTTTTGCTGATCATTACCACAGTAACCCAGTTATGGTGTCTTTCTGCCATCTGCTGCTTGGCAGAACACTGGAGAAAGGAGGACCTGCAGCGTGTTCCTATGCAACTTTTAGCAATAACacag GCAACCGCACTGCGGCGAATTTCAGTGCCGACAGTCAAAATTCAGATCAAAACAAAGAGGATGAGCTGCGTAAgaaactagtgctacacacag GGTGTTCAGTAGGGGGCAGAGTACGCCTGCGCTGGCTTGTCCTTTACACACTTTTGAGAAATCCTTCACTCATCCTGCTGAGAAAGACAAAGAAACTGCCACAGACCGACAGTCCTGACCCGCTCCTCTTGGCCCGAGCCATCACCTCACAGGCTCAACAAGCAGATGCAGTCTGTAACAAAACTGCTGAGACAGAACCAGCACCGCTAGACATCTGA